Proteins found in one Brevibacillus brevis genomic segment:
- a CDS encoding WIAG-tail domain gives MANVNRRKANKSLSKTFRQTMHELPLSYTSSPDREWMEDLELNLLESNLESSHRIPPISAATPKEQQQPIPKVPKQDLSSKQDSLSRQDLTPRQDSTSKQDSSSRQDSPSKQNVSSKQSVSSKQSSTTNPNFYSKVIKDRNDDRVQSFVYTDDLTDQSVTTEKIANRAIDASKIKQGAVDNSILKDYAVDSSKLADKSVTSTKLAPHSVQRDHLGQGIVSGEHLQDYSISAQKLINHSITSEKLADKTIDSMKFADHSIQSKHIQEQAITNELIQDQSITSEKIKMGTIQTSNLANYVINTVKIEDGAVTGDKLRDGAVTSTKIDEDAIESQHIREGSIYHHHLTEELIDGSNISAGSITDHHIAFQAIYSQHLHPEAVTSDKVGPYAILTEHLDNNSVTAEKLAKESIGSTHLQAGSVLSSHLQDGMLTAKKIGDQQITTAKIADKAITTDKLANRSVGEQHLLDESVSSRHLIDGTIRSEKLARRSIEEQHLTDRIIGGNHLREYIIQTQHLHDHLVTTSKLAPESVSTDKISDLSITTSKLGDAVITAPKIAKDAIKTRHLGRSAVTGEKIAEKAISSAHLNTHIIQADHLQGNSISKEKIQDGSVTREKIADQSIDASKLDSHSVHGAHVIKGSLDGTHIKEGTLKGSHLVSRSITEQHLQNRIITQEKLAEDSVTGSKIASKAVTTHHIADQSIDAEKLSFPVIETHNHIGVTLQQYGFVPFRLSAASKSTDVTVRLPQPYADTHYCMVAMTNQPGIYTSLKYTKRTSAIITVFRNQEGQEATGVIHWIGIGVKGVDVPHEMLEWSAERGQLREEEVEEDHDFEEEDMDDEDMDDEDTDDEDMEDQDTDDEDVEDEDMENEDTDDEDEEDEDMEDEDTDEEDMEDEYRDEDDMEDHDTDEDEEGTDESDLEQDYESTEEYDSDIENDK, from the coding sequence ATGGCCAATGTGAACCGGCGAAAAGCAAACAAAAGTCTGAGCAAAACCTTTAGGCAGACCATGCACGAGTTACCGCTCTCATATACATCATCACCCGATCGGGAGTGGATGGAAGACCTCGAATTAAATCTGCTTGAAAGTAATTTGGAGAGCAGTCACAGAATACCTCCCATTTCTGCTGCCACACCGAAAGAGCAACAACAACCGATTCCCAAAGTACCCAAGCAGGACCTATCCTCCAAACAGGACTCGCTTTCCAGACAGGATTTAACTCCCAGGCAGGATTCGACTTCCAAACAGGACTCGTCTTCCAGACAGGATTCACCTTCCAAACAAAACGTATCGTCTAAACAAAGCGTATCCTCCAAACAAAGCTCAACTACCAATCCGAACTTTTATTCGAAGGTCATCAAAGACCGAAATGATGATCGTGTCCAATCTTTTGTTTATACAGACGACTTGACAGATCAATCGGTGACAACAGAAAAAATTGCGAACCGTGCCATTGACGCGTCCAAGATTAAGCAAGGCGCCGTGGATAATTCGATTCTAAAGGATTATGCCGTGGATAGCAGCAAACTCGCAGACAAGAGCGTAACTTCCACCAAACTCGCACCGCATTCAGTACAGAGGGATCATTTGGGGCAGGGAATCGTAAGCGGCGAGCATTTGCAGGATTATTCGATTTCCGCACAAAAATTGATCAACCATAGCATTACGTCCGAGAAGTTAGCCGATAAAACCATCGACTCGATGAAATTTGCCGACCACTCGATCCAAAGCAAGCATATTCAGGAGCAAGCGATCACGAATGAGTTGATCCAGGATCAATCGATTACCTCGGAAAAAATAAAGATGGGGACCATTCAAACAAGTAATCTCGCCAATTATGTGATCAACACCGTGAAGATTGAGGATGGAGCTGTCACGGGCGATAAATTACGCGATGGTGCAGTAACATCCACGAAGATAGACGAAGATGCAATTGAGTCTCAACATATTCGTGAAGGCTCCATTTACCATCATCATCTCACGGAAGAGCTGATAGATGGCAGTAATATTAGTGCTGGAAGCATCACGGATCATCACATTGCATTTCAGGCCATTTATAGCCAGCATTTACATCCAGAAGCGGTGACCAGTGATAAGGTAGGGCCATACGCGATATTAACCGAGCATTTGGACAACAACAGTGTCACGGCAGAAAAGCTCGCCAAAGAATCAATCGGCAGCACACATTTACAAGCTGGCAGTGTCCTGTCGAGTCACTTGCAAGATGGGATGCTGACGGCTAAAAAAATTGGGGATCAGCAGATTACCACAGCTAAGATAGCTGATAAGGCTATTACTACCGACAAATTGGCGAACAGGAGTGTAGGAGAGCAACACTTGCTTGATGAGAGCGTGAGTTCACGACATCTGATTGACGGGACCATTCGCTCAGAAAAGCTGGCAAGAAGATCTATAGAAGAACAGCATTTAACTGACAGAATCATTGGGGGCAATCATCTACGCGAGTACATCATCCAGACCCAGCATCTGCATGACCACTTGGTAACCACCTCAAAATTGGCACCAGAATCTGTTTCCACAGACAAAATTTCAGATCTAAGCATTACGACAAGCAAACTTGGAGATGCCGTCATCACAGCGCCCAAAATAGCCAAAGATGCGATCAAGACACGCCACCTCGGCAGATCAGCCGTCACGGGGGAAAAGATTGCGGAAAAAGCAATTTCATCTGCACATCTCAACACTCACATCATTCAAGCGGACCATCTCCAGGGTAACTCCATTTCTAAGGAAAAAATACAGGACGGAAGTGTCACTCGAGAGAAAATAGCCGATCAGAGCATTGATGCGAGCAAGCTGGATAGCCATTCCGTTCATGGTGCTCATGTCATAAAAGGCAGCTTGGATGGAACTCATATTAAGGAAGGGACACTCAAAGGAAGTCATCTTGTTAGCAGGAGCATAACAGAACAGCATCTGCAAAATCGGATCATTACGCAGGAAAAACTGGCAGAGGACTCCGTGACCGGTTCTAAAATTGCGTCCAAAGCTGTCACTACCCATCACATTGCGGATCAGTCTATTGATGCTGAGAAATTATCCTTTCCGGTAATTGAGACGCATAATCATATAGGAGTAACCTTGCAACAATACGGTTTTGTCCCCTTCAGACTTTCTGCCGCAAGCAAGTCTACAGATGTGACCGTTCGATTGCCACAGCCTTATGCGGATACCCATTATTGTATGGTGGCGATGACAAACCAACCGGGCATTTATACGTCGCTCAAATATACGAAAAGGACTTCCGCGATCATCACCGTATTTCGCAATCAAGAGGGGCAGGAAGCGACAGGTGTGATTCACTGGATCGGGATTGGAGTAAAGGGAGTAGATGTTCCACACGAAATGTTGGAATGGTCAGCAGAGAGGGGACAACTGAGGGAAGAAGAAGTCGAAGAAGATCACGACTTTGAAGAGGAAGACATGGATGATGAAGACATGGATGATGAAGATACGGATGATGAGGACATGGAAGACCAAGATACGGATGATGAAGACGTGGAAGATGAGGACATGGAAAACGAAGATACAGACGATGAAGACGAGGAAGATGAGGATATGGAAGACGAAGATACGGATGAGGAAGACATGGAAGATGAGTACAGGGACGAGGATGACATGGAGGATCACGACACGGATGAAGATGAGGAAGGCACAGATGAAAGTGATCTCGAACAAGATTATGAAAGTACTGAAGAATACGATAGCGATATCGAGAACGATAAATAA
- a CDS encoding AAA family ATPase: MRKEVLIGVVPALLIFLVFLGVNITPFLVFGVVLGALYFLVIRQQNGQGGNVALGGKRKINKHELPKSDVQFADIGGQERAKKELKESLDFLVYKDKIEQYGIRPIKGVLLTGPPGTGKTLMAKAAANYTNSAFVAASGSQFVEMYVGVGAQRVRELFQEAKALAEKNGQDSAIIFIDEIDVVGGKRDGQQQREYDQTLNQLLTEMDGVATTDKPRVLVMAATNRKDMLDAALLRPGRFDRHISVDLPDKPAREQILTIHTANKPLGEDVTLEKVAQETFGFSGAQLESVANEAAIYAMRDRQEKITAKHFAYAVDKVMLGEKVDRQASEEEKKRVALHELGHAIVSESVRPGSVSQVTLSPRGKALGYVRQNPMEDRYLYTKEAMEKQIMVSLGGAVAEEIYYGGRSTGSKNDFEQALGMAQEIVQSGMSDLGIVHLQYVDKNRIHDEVERLLEGLLAETRNLLRQYDSVFQTGLYTLLEAEVLQGDEFRALLSQTKEEVAV, encoded by the coding sequence GTGCGTAAGGAAGTACTGATCGGCGTCGTACCTGCACTGTTGATTTTTCTTGTTTTTCTAGGTGTAAACATTACCCCATTTTTGGTGTTCGGAGTCGTACTGGGTGCGCTTTACTTTCTGGTCATCCGTCAGCAAAATGGACAAGGCGGAAATGTCGCCCTCGGTGGGAAAAGAAAAATAAACAAGCATGAGCTGCCGAAATCGGACGTGCAGTTTGCCGATATCGGTGGACAGGAACGCGCCAAAAAAGAGCTGAAGGAATCGCTTGATTTTCTCGTGTATAAGGACAAAATTGAGCAGTACGGGATTCGTCCGATCAAAGGTGTTCTTTTGACAGGTCCTCCTGGTACGGGTAAGACACTGATGGCGAAAGCAGCAGCGAACTATACAAATTCTGCTTTTGTAGCGGCATCAGGTTCGCAGTTTGTAGAGATGTATGTCGGTGTCGGTGCACAACGCGTCCGTGAATTGTTTCAGGAAGCGAAGGCATTAGCAGAGAAAAATGGGCAAGACAGCGCGATTATTTTTATCGATGAGATCGATGTCGTCGGTGGAAAAAGGGACGGTCAACAGCAGCGGGAATACGATCAAACCTTGAATCAACTCTTGACGGAGATGGATGGTGTGGCTACGACCGACAAGCCGCGGGTTTTGGTCATGGCTGCTACGAACCGGAAGGACATGCTCGACGCAGCGCTGTTGCGACCTGGTCGTTTTGACCGTCATATTAGCGTTGATCTTCCAGACAAGCCAGCACGCGAGCAGATTTTGACCATTCACACGGCCAATAAACCGCTAGGCGAGGATGTCACACTGGAAAAAGTGGCACAGGAGACATTCGGATTTTCTGGCGCGCAGCTGGAAAGCGTAGCCAATGAAGCAGCTATTTATGCCATGCGTGACCGTCAGGAAAAAATCACTGCGAAGCATTTTGCCTATGCCGTAGACAAGGTTATGCTCGGGGAGAAGGTAGACCGTCAAGCATCAGAGGAAGAGAAGAAGCGTGTTGCTCTCCATGAATTGGGACATGCCATTGTCAGTGAGAGCGTGCGACCAGGCTCTGTCTCGCAGGTCACGCTGAGTCCACGAGGCAAAGCATTAGGATACGTCCGACAAAATCCAATGGAAGACCGCTATCTGTATACCAAGGAAGCGATGGAGAAGCAAATCATGGTTAGCCTTGGAGGAGCCGTAGCGGAGGAAATCTACTACGGTGGGCGCAGCACTGGATCGAAGAATGACTTCGAGCAAGCGCTGGGAATGGCACAGGAAATTGTACAAAGCGGTATGTCCGATCTGGGGATTGTACATTTGCAATATGTGGATAAGAACCGGATTCATGACGAGGTTGAGCGTCTGCTGGAAGGATTGCTCGCAGAAACCCGCAATCTTTTGAGACAGTATGACTCCGTATTCCAAACAGGCTTGTATACATTGTTGGAAGCGGAAGTTCTGCAAGGCGATGAGTTCAGGGCGCTATTGTCACAAACGAAGGAAGAAGTTGCTGTATAA
- a CDS encoding glycosyltransferase family 4 protein — MNIAIISPGPFSVPPVKGSSVEHDIDEVTKMIEPMHNVTIYTRQCATYPTSSVEENRQFIRVPYQGPKPYLRRIINHIKKNKPDVILVENRPIYVLTLKRHFPKIPIFVNMHSHVYGSQPTISKENMRRSVRLATGFITNSEFLRQHFIRTCKIPANKIHAVHLGVDVTPYQVAKIAVKKMRQELGLKPDDRVLFYAGRLMRGKGVHVLIKAFRRVSKQDPKAKLVIVGGTGYGSNRLNPYVRELKRLAKPLGEKVRFVNFVPSAKMPLYYQIGDVVATPSVWKEAFCRVNLEAMASGKPVISTPRGGIREVVAHEKSGFIIPPKDWEKGLPAVWELLWSSPAVRNEMGKQALQRAKFFSWYATAQGYLNIFESVVPTRSEEKQQLLKTG; from the coding sequence ATGAACATCGCAATTATTAGTCCGGGCCCCTTTTCAGTGCCACCGGTCAAAGGAAGCTCGGTCGAGCACGATATTGACGAGGTCACAAAGATGATAGAGCCTATGCATAACGTAACCATCTACACTCGTCAATGTGCAACCTATCCGACCTCATCCGTGGAAGAAAACCGGCAGTTCATTCGCGTCCCGTATCAAGGGCCAAAGCCTTATTTGCGCCGGATTATTAACCATATCAAGAAGAACAAGCCAGATGTCATCCTCGTGGAAAACAGACCAATCTATGTTCTCACATTAAAACGCCATTTTCCCAAGATCCCAATCTTTGTAAATATGCACTCTCACGTGTATGGATCACAGCCGACCATCAGCAAGGAAAATATGCGGCGCTCCGTTCGACTGGCAACAGGCTTTATTACGAACAGTGAATTTTTACGTCAACATTTTATTCGGACGTGCAAGATTCCTGCAAATAAAATTCATGCGGTTCACCTCGGGGTTGATGTCACGCCTTATCAGGTTGCAAAGATAGCAGTCAAAAAAATGCGTCAAGAACTCGGGTTGAAGCCAGATGATCGCGTCTTGTTTTATGCCGGAAGACTCATGCGCGGCAAAGGGGTACATGTGCTGATCAAAGCATTTCGCCGGGTGAGCAAACAAGACCCGAAAGCCAAACTCGTCATTGTCGGCGGTACGGGATACGGCAGTAATCGCTTGAATCCGTATGTTCGTGAGCTCAAGCGCCTTGCGAAGCCGTTGGGGGAAAAGGTGCGTTTCGTCAATTTCGTCCCATCCGCAAAGATGCCGCTTTACTACCAAATTGGGGATGTCGTGGCGACACCGTCTGTTTGGAAAGAAGCGTTTTGCCGTGTCAATTTAGAAGCAATGGCTTCCGGAAAGCCCGTCATTTCCACTCCACGCGGCGGCATTCGTGAAGTTGTTGCCCACGAGAAAAGTGGCTTTATCATCCCGCCAAAAGATTGGGAAAAAGGATTGCCCGCTGTCTGGGAACTGTTGTGGAGTTCACCTGCTGTCCGGAATGAAATGGGCAAACAGGCCCTCCAGCGAGCCAAGTTTTTCTCTTGGTATGCAACTGCGCAGGGCTATCTGAACATATTTGAATCAGTCGTTCCAACACGAAGTGAAGAGAAACAACAGCTTTTAAAAACAGGATAG
- the asnS gene encoding asparagine--tRNA ligase — MLTTIARIGQHVGQEVRLGCWLYNKRSSGKIQFLQLRDGSGFIQGVVVKAEVAEEVWENASQLTQESSLYITGVVRADDRAPSGYELTVTGVEIIQIAQEYPISLKEHGVDFLMDHRHLWLRSPRQRAVMAVRSEVIRAMYEFFHENGFVKVDPPILTPTSAEGTTNLFHTKYFDEDAYLSQSGQLYMEAAAMALGRVYSFGPTFRAEKSKTRRHLIEFWMIEPEMAFVDHEENLRIQEAFVSHVVQSVLKNCERELKTLERDTTKLQNVTGSFPRISYDDAIKLLQEKGSEIKWGDDFGAPDETMIADHFDKPVFITHYPTEIKAFYMKPHPERPEVVLCADMIAPEGYGEIIGGSQRIDDPELLEKRFAEHELSEEAYRWYMDLRKYGTVPHSGFGLGLERTVAWICGLDHVRETIPFPRMLNRLYP, encoded by the coding sequence ATGTTGACGACGATTGCCCGAATCGGGCAGCATGTTGGACAAGAAGTACGCCTAGGATGCTGGTTATACAATAAACGCAGCAGCGGCAAGATTCAATTTTTGCAGCTCCGCGACGGATCTGGCTTCATCCAAGGGGTAGTAGTCAAAGCGGAAGTAGCGGAAGAAGTGTGGGAGAATGCATCGCAGCTCACACAAGAAAGCTCACTTTACATAACCGGTGTAGTTCGTGCGGATGACCGTGCACCAAGCGGTTACGAACTGACAGTAACAGGTGTGGAAATTATTCAGATCGCCCAGGAATATCCGATTTCCTTGAAGGAACACGGTGTTGACTTCCTCATGGACCATCGCCACCTGTGGCTGCGTTCTCCACGTCAGCGTGCAGTCATGGCTGTGCGTTCCGAGGTGATTCGCGCCATGTACGAGTTCTTCCACGAGAACGGTTTCGTAAAAGTAGATCCACCAATTTTGACACCGACCTCTGCGGAAGGCACCACCAATCTGTTCCATACCAAATATTTTGATGAGGATGCGTATCTCTCGCAGTCCGGCCAGCTTTATATGGAAGCAGCCGCTATGGCGTTAGGTCGCGTTTACTCTTTCGGTCCAACTTTCCGCGCCGAAAAATCCAAGACACGTCGTCACTTGATCGAGTTCTGGATGATCGAGCCGGAGATGGCTTTCGTGGATCACGAAGAAAATCTGCGTATTCAAGAAGCGTTTGTTTCTCATGTGGTACAATCCGTATTGAAAAACTGTGAGCGCGAACTGAAAACGTTGGAGCGCGATACAACAAAACTGCAAAATGTAACGGGATCGTTCCCACGTATCTCTTATGATGATGCGATCAAACTCTTGCAGGAAAAAGGTAGCGAGATCAAATGGGGGGACGACTTCGGAGCACCGGATGAGACGATGATTGCGGACCACTTCGACAAGCCTGTTTTCATCACCCATTATCCTACCGAAATCAAGGCTTTCTACATGAAGCCTCACCCTGAACGTCCAGAGGTGGTTCTGTGCGCGGATATGATCGCACCGGAAGGCTACGGTGAAATCATCGGGGGTAGCCAGCGGATTGATGATCCAGAACTCTTGGAGAAACGTTTTGCTGAGCATGAGCTTTCGGAAGAGGCTTATCGCTGGTATATGGATCTGCGCAAATATGGTACAGTTCCTCACTCCGGCTTCGGTTTGGGTCTGGAGCGCACCGTTGCATGGATTTGCGGTCTGGATCATGTGCGTGAAACCATTCCATTCCCACGCATGCTGAATCGTCTCTACCCATAG
- a CDS encoding redox-sensing transcriptional repressor Rex codes for MAKHEKISEAVVRRLPIYLRYLSYLQQVEVTTVSSQQMGKNLDVNPAQIRKDLAAFGDFGKKGIGYDVDYLVEKIREILKLTDEIRVALVGAGHLGHAISNYNAYLKDNMRIAAIFDNNPEKQGKKVAGIPIQPLSELEETIVKKQIKLAIITVPAPAAQSVCDQLTQAGIRGILNFAPTTIRAGKDVRIHYADVTSNLQSLAYYLT; via the coding sequence GTGGCAAAACACGAAAAGATTTCAGAAGCGGTCGTCCGTCGTTTGCCGATTTATCTGCGTTACCTCAGTTATTTGCAGCAAGTTGAGGTGACCACCGTTTCCTCCCAACAGATGGGCAAGAATCTTGATGTGAATCCTGCCCAAATCAGAAAAGATCTTGCAGCTTTTGGTGATTTTGGAAAAAAGGGAATCGGCTATGATGTCGATTATCTGGTGGAAAAAATACGTGAAATCCTGAAGCTAACGGATGAAATCCGTGTCGCTTTGGTCGGAGCTGGGCATTTGGGCCATGCCATCAGTAACTACAACGCTTATTTGAAAGATAACATGCGGATTGCGGCCATCTTTGACAATAATCCAGAGAAGCAGGGCAAAAAAGTCGCAGGTATACCGATTCAGCCTTTATCAGAGCTGGAAGAGACAATCGTTAAAAAGCAAATCAAGCTGGCGATTATTACGGTACCGGCCCCTGCAGCGCAATCCGTATGTGATCAGTTGACTCAAGCGGGTATCAGGGGGATCTTGAATTTTGCCCCTACGACGATTCGCGCAGGAAAGGATGTTCGCATTCACTATGCGGACGTGACGTCCAACCTGCAAAGCTTGGCCTACTACTTGACATAA
- a CDS encoding DnaD domain-containing protein translates to MDSHILQLLQEGATSVSNLLLKMYKRMSLTDDEMMLLIHLLSFQQEGNRFPTLTELEERMSMTSRRLIQSLQKLLKEDWITIDEFIDPQTGMRHEQYNLTPLYKKLYHTWREQQVDPRSMDPFMEVAVSLDAEPVAIYARFEQAFGRPLAPFELENIHMWTEQDGYQEELILTALREAATVGKLHIRYIDRILLEWQKQQITTVEQARLYSLNFRRQANMRDHGQPL, encoded by the coding sequence ATGGACTCCCATATATTGCAACTGTTGCAAGAAGGAGCAACATCCGTCTCCAACCTTCTTTTAAAAATGTATAAGCGTATGTCATTGACTGATGACGAGATGATGCTACTGATTCATCTGCTGTCCTTTCAGCAGGAAGGGAATCGATTCCCGACCTTAACAGAGCTGGAGGAACGCATGTCCATGACGAGCAGGAGATTGATTCAATCTCTTCAAAAGCTATTAAAAGAAGATTGGATTACGATAGATGAGTTTATCGATCCACAAACGGGCATGCGTCATGAGCAATACAATTTGACCCCGTTGTACAAAAAGCTGTACCACACCTGGCGGGAGCAGCAAGTAGACCCGAGAAGCATGGACCCTTTTATGGAAGTGGCTGTTTCTCTGGATGCCGAACCTGTTGCCATTTACGCTCGTTTCGAGCAGGCATTTGGTCGCCCGCTAGCGCCGTTTGAATTGGAGAATATCCATATGTGGACCGAACAGGACGGCTATCAGGAAGAATTGATTTTGACCGCTTTGCGTGAGGCTGCAACCGTCGGTAAGCTCCACATCCGCTATATCGACAGGATCTTGCTCGAATGGCAAAAGCAACAGATAACAACCGTAGAACAAGCGCGTCTTTACAGCTTGAACTTCCGTAGACAAGCAAATATGAGAGACCACGGGCAACCGCTTTGA
- a CDS encoding glucose-1-phosphate thymidylyltransferase, with protein MKGLILCAGRGSRLHPFSYSQPKTLLPVANHPVLHYCIRKLREVGIQDIGIVIHPSQSQIPPMVGDGSQFGATITFIRQEVRLGIAHAVQLAQPFLQDEPFILLLGDNLLMDSLHGLTKAFAKGKSDGVVMLSQVERPQDYGIAEVQKGRLISVEEKPRQPKSNLAVIGAYLFTPPIFESIATLQPSPRGELEITDAIQSMINRGFKLAHSVTNGKYSDVGTIDRWLEANQWMLTRELGNQHQIGKGTIVKNSKITGPVLIGEDCVIENCQIGPYVSIQNGVSLKNCSYLENSILLENCSLHDIAWKITNSVFGRSSMMTGQSSNSTGVFIVSDKSSICIPAVKREDV; from the coding sequence GTGAAAGGGTTAATCTTGTGTGCTGGACGTGGGTCGCGACTGCACCCCTTTTCCTATTCGCAACCGAAAACCCTCCTCCCTGTGGCCAATCACCCGGTCTTACACTATTGCATTCGCAAACTGCGTGAAGTGGGCATTCAGGACATTGGCATCGTGATACATCCTTCTCAATCACAGATTCCTCCCATGGTGGGTGATGGTAGTCAATTCGGGGCTACCATTACGTTTATCAGGCAGGAGGTACGACTGGGAATTGCCCATGCAGTCCAGCTAGCGCAACCGTTTTTGCAAGACGAACCGTTTATCTTGCTACTAGGTGATAATTTATTGATGGATTCGCTTCACGGGCTTACCAAAGCGTTTGCGAAGGGGAAATCTGACGGTGTCGTGATGCTAAGTCAAGTGGAGAGACCACAGGATTATGGGATCGCAGAAGTACAAAAAGGACGACTAATCTCTGTAGAGGAGAAGCCACGTCAGCCAAAGAGCAACCTCGCTGTGATTGGCGCATACCTGTTTACGCCACCTATTTTTGAGTCAATTGCTACCCTACAGCCATCTCCCCGAGGCGAACTAGAAATAACGGATGCGATTCAATCGATGATTAATCGCGGATTCAAATTGGCTCACTCCGTCACCAACGGAAAATATTCGGATGTGGGAACTATTGATCGTTGGCTTGAGGCCAACCAGTGGATGCTTACGAGGGAGCTAGGCAATCAACATCAAATTGGCAAAGGAACGATTGTAAAAAATTCGAAGATTACGGGTCCCGTACTAATCGGTGAAGATTGTGTGATCGAAAATTGTCAAATCGGACCCTACGTCTCGATCCAAAATGGCGTAAGCTTGAAAAATTGCTCGTATCTCGAAAATAGTATCTTGCTGGAAAACTGCTCGTTGCATGACATTGCCTGGAAAATAACTAACAGCGTTTTCGGCCGCTCATCGATGATGACGGGTCAATCTTCTAACAGTACGGGAGTCTTCATTGTAAGCGACAAATCGTCCATTTGCATTCCGGCTGTAAAGAGGGAGGACGTATGA
- a CDS encoding DUF5590 domain-containing protein yields MLVRIILSIVAVILLTGAGFAYHLTASVAGERNQFEETVRQWVQDRTTITEIESIDEYRGKESYAVVIGKNKAGTQVVAWMTDQKVSFDRMDLAVPKKNVEEAVYKSFPQSEITHLVPGLENDKKFWEVTVKDKDGRYHYIHYDLFTGALLTSYVLAPT; encoded by the coding sequence GTGTTAGTACGAATTATCCTATCAATCGTTGCCGTCATTTTACTTACGGGAGCTGGGTTCGCCTATCACCTGACGGCTTCTGTAGCAGGGGAACGCAATCAATTTGAGGAAACCGTTCGTCAGTGGGTCCAGGATCGCACAACGATCACGGAGATTGAATCCATTGATGAATATCGAGGCAAGGAGAGCTACGCTGTCGTCATTGGGAAAAATAAGGCGGGGACACAAGTTGTAGCTTGGATGACCGATCAGAAAGTTAGCTTTGATCGAATGGATCTTGCTGTTCCCAAAAAGAATGTAGAAGAGGCGGTTTATAAGTCCTTCCCACAATCAGAGATCACTCATTTGGTTCCTGGTCTCGAAAACGATAAGAAATTTTGGGAAGTCACTGTAAAAGACAAAGACGGTCGTTATCACTACATTCACTATGATCTATTCACGGGCGCTCTGTTAACCTCATACGTGCTCGCGCCAACCTGA
- a CDS encoding amidohydrolase has translation MKKTILIHATVITVNDTNEVIYDGAVAFEGNKITYVGPTPEDLSEAGYDEVIDQKGDYILPGLINTHGHAGMSLLRGYADDLPLQQWLEDKMWPLEAQFTGDTVKWGTQLSLIEMIRTGTTTFVDMYDHMDVVAKEVDAAGMRARLCRGMIGLCSEEERQTKLKDATLFAKEWHNQADGRITVMMAPHAPYTCSPEFITQIIEKADELSLPLHIHMSETAWEVGQNEKDYGLRPVAHLEKLGMFNRPTLVAHAVHLTDEEIDILAKYNVRVSHNVVSNLKLASGVAPVPKMLAKGVSVSLGTDSSASNNNLNLFEELKLAAILHKGVNNDPVAVPAEEALRMATRYGAEGVFQEETLGSIEVGKQADLIVMDSHQAHFHPAHQPISHVVYAANGRDVKDTIVAGKFLMRNHKLLTIDEERAIYEANRVFQTLKR, from the coding sequence ATGAAAAAGACGATCCTCATTCACGCAACAGTCATTACCGTTAACGATACGAATGAAGTCATTTACGATGGTGCCGTAGCATTCGAAGGCAACAAGATTACGTATGTGGGCCCAACTCCTGAGGACCTGTCGGAAGCGGGATACGATGAAGTTATCGATCAAAAAGGAGACTACATACTGCCTGGGTTAATCAACACGCATGGACATGCTGGTATGTCCCTCCTACGTGGTTATGCAGATGATTTGCCGCTACAACAATGGCTGGAAGACAAAATGTGGCCATTGGAGGCGCAATTCACGGGTGACACAGTAAAATGGGGTACCCAACTGTCGCTTATTGAGATGATTCGTACCGGAACTACCACGTTTGTGGATATGTATGACCATATGGATGTTGTGGCGAAGGAAGTCGATGCAGCTGGAATGCGTGCCCGCCTTTGCCGAGGAATGATCGGTCTGTGCTCCGAAGAAGAACGTCAAACAAAGCTGAAGGACGCGACACTTTTTGCAAAAGAATGGCATAATCAGGCAGACGGACGTATTACCGTCATGATGGCACCGCATGCGCCGTATACCTGCTCGCCAGAATTTATTACCCAAATTATCGAAAAAGCTGATGAGTTGTCCTTGCCGCTTCATATCCATATGTCAGAAACCGCTTGGGAAGTCGGTCAAAACGAGAAGGACTACGGACTGCGTCCAGTCGCTCACTTGGAAAAGCTGGGTATGTTCAATCGCCCAACACTCGTCGCGCACGCTGTTCACCTAACGGATGAAGAAATCGACATTTTGGCAAAATACAACGTGAGAGTTTCTCATAATGTAGTCAGCAACTTGAAGCTGGCAAGCGGTGTTGCGCCTGTTCCGAAAATGTTGGCAAAAGGCGTAAGCGTATCGCTCGGTACAGACAGCTCTGCAAGTAACAACAATTTGAATCTGTTCGAAGAATTGAAGCTCGCTGCGATTCTGCACAAAGGTGTGAACAACGATCCAGTAGCAGTTCCAGCAGAGGAAGCGCTTCGCATGGCTACCCGTTATGGCGCAGAAGGGGTATTCCAAGAAGAAACGCTTGGAAGCATTGAAGTAGGCAAGCAAGCTGACTTGATCGTGATGGATAGCCATCAAGCCCATTTCCACCCGGCGCACCAACCGATTTCACACGTGGTGTACGCAGCAAATGGACGAGATGTGAAAGATACGATTGTAGCGGGTAAATTCTTGATGCGTAATCATAAGCTGTTGACCATCGATGAGGAGCGCGCGATTTACGAAGCGAACCGCGTATTCCAAACGTTAAAACGGTAA